The Armatimonadota bacterium DNA window CAGATCTGCCCAGACCGCTCCATCAGAAATTCCTTTGGCTTGAACATTGCTGACTACCGGAGTATGCGGCGTTTGCCATTCAAAGCTCCGAAGAAATTCGCCCATTTGTTTGGCCGATTCCGCCATCAGCGGGCTATGGAATGCACCGCTTACATTGAGTGGTAAGACGCGCTTGGCACCCGCTTCGGAGGCTAGTTTGCCACCCGATTCGACGCCTTGTGCATCTCCGCTGATGACCAACTGACCTGGGCAGTTGTCGTTCGCGATGACCACGACGCCCTCAGCGTTTTTGAGCGCCGCTGAAAGCTGATTCGCGTCCAAGCCGAGCACGGCTGCCATTGTCCCTGGGGGAGCACTCGCCATGATCTCACCTCGCTTTTGAACCAACTTTGCGCCGTCCTTTAGGCTGATCGCACCTGCTGCGACGACCGCGGCATATTCGCCGACGCTATGCCCGGCGAAGAAACTTGGGGAGACAGTCTGCTCGGATTTCAGCACCTCCCAGGCCGCCATCGAGGTGGTAAACAGTGCGAGCTGGGCATTTTGGGTCAGACGCAGAGTTTCTTCATCAGTCTCAAAACAGAGCGC harbors:
- the fabD gene encoding ACP S-malonyltransferase → MIAVTFPGQGSQKPGMGQEIFSNFDVAKEVFATVSDSTGVDLAALCFETDEETLRLTQNAQLALFTTSMAAWEVLKSEQTVSPSFFAGHSVGEYAAVVAAGAISLKDGAKLVQKRGEIMASAPPGTMAAVLGLDANQLSAALKNAEGVVVIANDNCPGQLVISGDAQGVESGGKLASEAGAKRVLPLNVSGAFHSPLMAESAKQMGEFLRSFEWQTPHTPVVSNVQAKGISDGAVWADLLEKQLQSSVRWTESIQHMLAAGVETFIECGEGEVLSGLLKRISKEVKSYAFGTSANLPSFEG